A genome region from Nitrospira sp. includes the following:
- a CDS encoding DUF748 domain-containing protein, producing the protein MTLLRRSRIALILLCGAVAFYAILGFFVAPYAIKTYAIPALSERLRHPVVLDDIQINPFTFSLTLTAFEIREPDQTPMLGFQELFVNFEGTSLVRSAYIFDEIRLTLPFGLVHIQPDGKLNLLELVPPAHESPAEPAAPPPDSHTEKAPLPPVEIRTLSIRQGVIEYRDDSTRTPVTIDVVPIEITLRSFGTRRGGEDAYVFSAEFDEGESVTWEGTVHFDPLESDGRVSLSNIKLKTFWPSLRDRFRFDILSGAVGIDARYHFDQKSAPLNLQVTDGKFVLSDFRLSAAGDRDPVLVVPSFVLDSIRMDLPKQEVGIGTVRLTGAEIRTWLAEDGAVNFTSLFAPVAPSQERPAEPKRPAAEPEHPWSVDVQAIQVEKTQVAFEDRRLKTPVQLAFDDLHLTVRGLHVPLKGSLPVSAGFRFNQQGTFESQGTLQLDPLSTTLTMKLAHIGLRPFQPYLDRTMQLEIRDGELELDGELAYRSQHDTGPMLRYTGQAGLNRLHVADRASDKEFLGWTALGLNKVALDVSPTAVKIGEIVWSDPSIRLVTAHDGTMNLSRVLQAPKDAQTQASPPAPAPKPAETGAPKQASGPTPIEVNVVRLSKLSATFVDESITPIVTTGIQGLSGTIKGLSSKQVAKAEVALTGTVDEVAPLKIQGHINPLSGDMFTRLTLLFQGVDLTAVSPYAGKYVGYPITKGKLSLNLMYQVSKQQLIGENKVLVDQLTFGEHTDSPDATSLPVRLAVGLLKDRQGRIDIDMPVRGDLNEPDFHYGRVVLNALGNLITKAAISPFSALEGLVEGNGKDLQFVEFQAGRETVDSGEQRKIESVAKALQERPALRIDVTGIADPIKDREALALQHIAAEVQRRFTQGGTKNMQAVPSPAREFELLSDLYAEKLGKQPTKREELPGGKVVELVLTADELRQQLFPAMTVEDSELRLLAQARAKVVREQLIQQGGLSEERVFLVEAELAPSEGTQIRVRLNLTGS; encoded by the coding sequence ATGACGCTGTTACGTCGGTCTCGCATCGCCCTTATCCTGCTCTGTGGCGCCGTTGCCTTTTATGCCATCCTGGGGTTCTTCGTGGCGCCCTATGCCATCAAGACCTACGCGATTCCTGCCTTGTCCGAGCGTCTTCGGCATCCTGTGGTGCTGGATGATATCCAGATCAACCCGTTTACCTTTTCGTTGACGCTCACGGCATTCGAGATTCGGGAACCTGATCAGACGCCGATGCTCGGATTTCAGGAACTCTTCGTCAATTTCGAAGGGACTTCGCTGGTACGTTCCGCGTACATCTTCGATGAAATCCGCCTGACCCTTCCATTTGGCCTTGTGCATATCCAGCCAGACGGGAAATTGAATTTGCTCGAGCTTGTGCCGCCGGCTCACGAGTCGCCGGCAGAGCCTGCCGCGCCACCACCCGACAGTCACACGGAGAAGGCACCGCTCCCGCCGGTAGAGATCCGCACGCTGAGTATCCGGCAGGGAGTGATCGAGTATCGCGACGATTCGACGCGCACACCGGTGACGATCGATGTGGTGCCGATTGAAATCACGCTGCGTAGTTTTGGGACTCGGCGCGGCGGCGAAGACGCCTATGTGTTCTCGGCTGAGTTCGATGAAGGGGAAAGTGTCACCTGGGAAGGAACGGTCCATTTTGATCCCTTGGAATCAGACGGGCGCGTGTCCCTTTCCAACATCAAGTTGAAGACCTTTTGGCCCAGTCTTCGCGATCGGTTTCGATTCGATATTCTGAGCGGGGCCGTGGGTATCGACGCGCGATATCATTTCGATCAGAAAAGTGCGCCGCTGAATCTGCAGGTGACGGACGGCAAATTCGTGTTGTCGGATTTCCGATTGTCGGCAGCAGGCGACCGCGATCCGGTCCTCGTCGTGCCGAGCTTCGTGCTCGACTCGATTCGCATGGATCTGCCGAAACAGGAAGTCGGTATTGGAACGGTCCGTTTGACGGGCGCTGAAATCCGCACCTGGTTGGCTGAGGACGGGGCGGTGAATTTTACGTCGCTGTTCGCCCCCGTTGCCCCCTCCCAGGAGAGGCCGGCAGAGCCTAAACGACCGGCGGCGGAGCCGGAGCATCCCTGGTCTGTGGATGTGCAGGCCATTCAGGTGGAGAAGACGCAGGTGGCCTTTGAGGATCGTCGTCTGAAGACGCCAGTGCAGTTGGCGTTTGACGATCTGCATCTGACCGTGCGCGGGCTTCATGTGCCGCTCAAGGGTTCACTGCCGGTGTCGGCCGGTTTCCGGTTCAATCAGCAGGGGACGTTCGAGAGTCAGGGCACGCTACAGTTGGATCCGCTGTCCACGACGCTGACGATGAAATTAGCGCATATTGGCCTGCGGCCGTTTCAGCCCTATCTTGATCGTACCATGCAGCTTGAGATTCGGGACGGGGAGTTAGAATTGGATGGGGAGCTCGCCTATCGCAGTCAACATGATACGGGCCCGATGCTTCGGTATACAGGTCAGGCCGGGTTGAATCGTCTGCATGTGGCCGACCGGGCGTCGGACAAGGAATTTCTTGGCTGGACCGCGTTGGGATTGAATAAGGTCGCACTCGATGTGTCGCCGACGGCGGTTAAAATCGGCGAGATCGTCTGGAGCGATCCATCGATTCGCCTCGTGACGGCTCACGACGGGACCATGAATCTCTCGCGCGTCCTGCAGGCTCCCAAGGATGCGCAGACGCAGGCATCGCCACCCGCTCCGGCGCCGAAGCCGGCTGAGACGGGCGCTCCCAAGCAGGCTTCGGGGCCTACTCCCATCGAGGTGAATGTCGTCCGACTCTCCAAGTTGTCCGCCACCTTCGTCGATGAATCGATCACCCCGATCGTCACGACCGGGATTCAAGGCCTCAGCGGCACCATCAAGGGATTGTCCTCCAAGCAGGTCGCCAAGGCTGAGGTGGCGTTGACCGGGACCGTGGACGAGGTCGCTCCGCTGAAGATTCAGGGGCACATTAATCCGTTGAGCGGGGATATGTTCACACGCCTGACCTTGCTGTTTCAGGGGGTGGATTTAACGGCGGTGTCGCCCTACGCGGGTAAGTACGTCGGGTATCCGATCACGAAGGGCAAGCTGTCGCTCAATCTGATGTATCAAGTCTCCAAGCAACAATTGATCGGAGAAAACAAGGTGCTGGTCGACCAGCTCACATTCGGCGAGCACACCGACAGTCCGGATGCCACCAGCCTGCCGGTTCGTCTGGCCGTGGGCTTGTTGAAGGACCGACAAGGCCGGATCGATATCGATATGCCGGTGCGCGGGGACTTGAACGAACCGGATTTTCACTACGGACGGGTGGTGCTGAATGCGTTGGGCAATCTGATTACCAAGGCGGCGATCTCTCCGTTCTCGGCGTTGGAGGGACTTGTCGAGGGGAATGGGAAGGATTTGCAGTTCGTCGAGTTCCAGGCCGGCCGTGAGACCGTGGACAGCGGCGAACAGCGCAAGATTGAATCCGTCGCCAAGGCCTTGCAAGAGCGCCCGGCGCTCCGAATCGACGTGACGGGCATTGCGGATCCTATCAAGGACCGGGAGGCGCTTGCCCTGCAGCATATTGCGGCCGAGGTGCAGCGCCGGTTTACTCAGGGCGGGACTAAGAATATGCAAGCCGTGCCGTCGCCTGCACGTGAGTTTGAACTGTTGAGTGATCTCTATGCGGAAAAGTTGGGAAAACA